One stretch of Amycolatopsis sp. NBC_00345 DNA includes these proteins:
- a CDS encoding cold-shock protein → MAQGSVKWFNGEKGFGFIAQDGGGPDVFVHYSEIQGNGFKSLDEGQRVEFEIGQGQKGPQAQRVVAI, encoded by the coding sequence ATGGCTCAGGGCAGCGTCAAGTGGTTCAACGGCGAAAAGGGCTTCGGCTTCATCGCCCAGGACGGCGGCGGACCGGACGTCTTCGTGCACTACTCCGAGATCCAGGGTAACGGCTTCAAGTCCCTGGACGAGGGGCAGCGCGTGGAGTTCGAGATCGGCCAGGGCCAGAAGGGCCCGCAGGCTCAGCGCGTCGTCGCCATCTGA
- the ettA gene encoding energy-dependent translational throttle protein EttA, giving the protein MAEFIYTMKKVRKTVGDKVILDDVSTAFYPGAKIGVVGPNGAGKSTVLKIMAGIEQASNGEAFLQPGASVGILMQEPVLNEEKTVRQNVEEGLGDVKVKLDRYNEIAELMATDYSDALMEEMGQLQEELDHADAWELDSTVEQAMDALRCPPADDAVTHLSGGERRRVALCKLLLSAPDLLLLDEPTNHLDAESVLWLEQFLMKYAGAVLAVTHDRYFLDNVAEWIMELDRGRVVGYEGNYSTYLEKKRERLEVQGKKDAKLAKRLRTELEWVRSNAKARQTKSRSRLDRYEEMAAEADKHRKLDFEEIQIPPGPRLGSVVVDVEKLRKGFDGRVLIDGLSFDLPRNGIVGVIGPNGVGKTTLFKTIVGLEQPDDGTVKIGETVKLSYVDQNRAGIDPKKTVWEVVSDKLDYIHVGQTEMPSRAYVSAFGFKGPDQQKPAGVLSGGERNRLNLALTLKQGGNLILLDEPTNDLDVETLGSLENALEQFPGCAVVISHDRWFLDRVVTHILAWEGTDENPASWFWFEGNFEGYEKNKVERLGAEAARPHRVTHRKLTRD; this is encoded by the coding sequence ATGGCCGAGTTCATCTACACCATGAAGAAGGTGCGCAAGACCGTCGGGGACAAGGTCATCCTCGACGACGTCAGCACCGCGTTCTACCCCGGCGCCAAGATCGGCGTGGTGGGTCCGAACGGTGCCGGTAAGTCCACCGTTCTCAAGATCATGGCGGGGATCGAGCAGGCCAGCAACGGCGAAGCGTTCCTCCAGCCGGGCGCCAGCGTCGGCATCCTCATGCAGGAGCCGGTGCTGAACGAGGAGAAGACGGTCCGGCAGAACGTCGAGGAGGGGCTCGGCGACGTCAAGGTCAAGCTCGACCGCTACAACGAGATCGCCGAGTTGATGGCGACCGACTACAGCGACGCGCTGATGGAGGAGATGGGACAGCTCCAGGAGGAGCTGGACCACGCGGACGCCTGGGAACTCGACTCGACCGTCGAGCAGGCCATGGACGCCCTCCGCTGCCCGCCTGCGGACGACGCCGTCACCCACCTCTCCGGTGGTGAGCGCCGCCGGGTCGCGCTGTGCAAGCTGCTGCTGTCCGCGCCCGACCTGCTGCTGCTCGACGAGCCCACCAACCACCTGGACGCGGAGAGCGTGCTGTGGCTGGAGCAGTTCCTGATGAAGTACGCCGGCGCCGTGCTGGCCGTGACCCACGACCGGTACTTCCTGGACAACGTGGCCGAGTGGATCATGGAGCTCGACCGCGGCCGCGTCGTCGGCTACGAGGGCAACTACTCCACCTACCTGGAGAAGAAGCGCGAGCGGCTCGAGGTCCAGGGCAAGAAGGACGCCAAGCTCGCCAAGCGGCTCCGCACCGAGCTGGAGTGGGTGCGGTCCAACGCCAAGGCCCGCCAGACCAAGTCCCGCTCGCGGCTCGACCGCTACGAGGAGATGGCGGCGGAGGCCGACAAGCACCGCAAGCTCGACTTCGAGGAGATCCAGATCCCGCCGGGCCCGCGGCTGGGCAGCGTCGTGGTCGACGTCGAGAAGCTGCGCAAGGGCTTCGACGGCCGGGTGCTCATCGACGGGCTGTCGTTCGACCTGCCCCGCAACGGCATCGTCGGCGTGATCGGCCCGAACGGCGTCGGCAAGACCACGCTGTTCAAGACCATCGTGGGGCTCGAGCAGCCGGACGACGGCACGGTCAAGATCGGCGAGACGGTCAAGCTGTCCTATGTGGACCAGAACCGCGCCGGGATCGACCCGAAGAAGACGGTGTGGGAGGTCGTCTCGGACAAGCTCGACTACATCCACGTCGGGCAGACCGAAATGCCTTCGCGCGCGTACGTCAGCGCGTTCGGCTTCAAGGGCCCGGACCAGCAGAAGCCGGCGGGCGTGCTCTCCGGTGGTGAGCGCAATCGGCTGAACCTGGCGCTGACGCTCAAGCAGGGCGGAAACCTGATCCTGCTGGACGAGCCGACGAACGACCTGGACGTCGAAACCCTGGGCTCGCTGGAGAACGCGCTCGAACAGTTCCCCGGCTGCGCCGTGGTGATTTCGCACGACCGGTGGTTCCTCGACCGGGTCGTGACGCACATCCTGGCCTGGGAGGGCACGGACGAGAACCCGGCCTCGTGGTTCTGGTTCGAGGGCAACTTCGAGGGCTACGAGAAGAACAAGGTCGAGCGCCTCGGCGCCGAGGCCGCGCGCCCGCACCGGGTCACCCACCGCAAGCTGACCCGCGACTAA
- a CDS encoding cytochrome c oxidase assembly protein produces the protein MPSDAVTKPELPAQRRASVLPLLSVGVLLAALIAVGLVALTGGAGYLIAGLPDPGLVTRYGITVVRVLSEAASVVCIGALLLAAFLVPPQKSGTLGPEGYAAVRTAGIAAWVWFAAALLSVAFTAADGAGKPFGEVLSPQTLLDLVDAIEQPKAWLWTALIAVLLALGCRLVLTWGWTTVLFFVAVAGLIPVAVTGHSASGGSHDMATNSLLYHLVAASLWVGGLVALLALGWRRGNHLTLAAKRFSRMALVCWIVMAISGVINALVRINLGDLLTTDYGLLVVAKTVALLLLGVFGHQQRRRGVAGLVNGEGGSQLLRLAAVEVLIMFVTIGLASGLARTPPPADAVTQPSTTELLIGYNLDGAPTFWRLLTDWRFDLVYGTAAIVLAGLYLAGVWRLRKRGDAWPVGRLVAWLAGCLVILFATSSGIGRYSPAMFSVHMGSHMMLSMVAPVLLVLGGPVTLALRALPAAGREAPPGPREWLLAAVHSPVSRFLTHPIVALLLFVGSFYALYFSGLFDSALNYHWAHLAMNAHFLLAGYVFYWPVIGVDQAPRRIPPIGRLGMMFAAMPFHAFFGVILMNMQTVIGQTFYSQLRLPWVGDLLTDQRLGGGIAWASGEVPVLLVLIALLVQWARADEREAKRKDRREENTGGEELAAYNAMLKNLADGKRVE, from the coding sequence GTGCCCTCGGATGCCGTGACGAAACCGGAACTGCCTGCCCAGCGCCGGGCGAGCGTCCTGCCGCTGCTGTCGGTCGGGGTGCTCCTCGCCGCCCTCATCGCGGTGGGACTGGTCGCTCTCACCGGTGGAGCCGGCTACCTCATCGCGGGGCTGCCCGACCCCGGGCTGGTCACCCGCTACGGCATCACGGTCGTGCGGGTGCTCTCGGAGGCCGCGTCGGTCGTCTGCATCGGCGCGCTGCTGCTGGCCGCGTTCCTGGTCCCCCCGCAGAAGTCCGGCACGCTCGGGCCCGAGGGGTACGCCGCGGTGCGCACCGCGGGGATCGCCGCGTGGGTCTGGTTCGCCGCCGCGCTGCTTTCGGTGGCGTTCACGGCGGCCGACGGCGCGGGCAAGCCGTTCGGGGAAGTCCTTTCGCCCCAGACACTCCTGGACCTGGTCGACGCGATCGAGCAGCCGAAGGCCTGGCTGTGGACGGCGCTGATCGCGGTCCTGCTCGCCCTCGGCTGCCGGCTCGTGCTGACGTGGGGCTGGACGACGGTGCTGTTCTTCGTCGCCGTCGCCGGGCTGATCCCGGTCGCCGTCACCGGCCACTCCGCGAGCGGCGGCTCGCACGACATGGCCACCAACAGCCTGCTGTACCACCTGGTCGCCGCCTCGCTGTGGGTCGGCGGGCTGGTCGCCCTGCTCGCCCTCGGCTGGCGCCGCGGCAACCACCTGACGCTCGCCGCGAAGCGGTTCTCCCGGATGGCGCTGGTGTGCTGGATCGTGATGGCGATCTCCGGCGTGATCAACGCGCTGGTGCGGATCAACCTCGGCGATCTGCTGACCACCGACTACGGCCTGCTCGTCGTCGCGAAGACGGTCGCGTTGCTGCTGCTCGGAGTTTTCGGCCACCAGCAGCGTCGCCGCGGCGTCGCCGGGCTGGTCAACGGCGAGGGCGGCAGCCAGCTGCTCCGGCTCGCGGCGGTCGAGGTGCTGATCATGTTCGTCACGATCGGCCTGGCCTCCGGATTGGCGCGGACGCCACCGCCGGCCGACGCGGTCACCCAGCCCTCCACCACCGAATTGCTGATCGGCTACAACCTCGACGGCGCCCCGACGTTCTGGCGCCTGCTCACCGACTGGCGCTTCGACCTCGTCTACGGGACCGCCGCGATCGTGCTCGCCGGGCTGTACCTGGCGGGCGTGTGGCGGCTGCGCAAGCGCGGCGACGCCTGGCCGGTCGGGCGGCTCGTCGCCTGGCTCGCCGGCTGCCTGGTGATCCTGTTCGCGACGTCCTCGGGCATCGGCCGCTACTCGCCGGCGATGTTCAGCGTGCACATGGGCAGCCACATGATGCTGTCCATGGTCGCGCCGGTGCTGCTGGTGCTGGGCGGCCCCGTGACGCTCGCGCTGCGAGCCCTGCCCGCCGCGGGCCGCGAAGCGCCTCCGGGGCCGCGAGAGTGGCTCCTGGCGGCCGTGCACTCGCCCGTCTCGCGGTTCCTGACGCACCCGATCGTCGCGTTGCTGCTGTTCGTCGGATCGTTCTACGCGCTGTATTTCTCCGGCCTGTTCGACTCCGCGCTGAACTACCACTGGGCGCACCTGGCGATGAACGCGCACTTCCTGCTCGCCGGGTACGTCTTCTACTGGCCGGTGATCGGCGTCGACCAGGCGCCGCGGCGGATCCCGCCGATCGGGCGGCTCGGGATGATGTTCGCCGCCATGCCGTTCCACGCGTTCTTCGGCGTGATCCTGATGAACATGCAGACCGTGATCGGCCAGACCTTCTACTCGCAGCTGCGCCTGCCGTGGGTCGGCGACCTGCTCACCGACCAGCGCCTCGGCGGCGGCATCGCGTGGGCCTCGGGCGAGGTGCCCGTGCTGCTGGTGCTGATCGCGCTGCTGGTGCAGTGGGCGCGCGCCGACGAGCGCGAGGCCAAGCGCAAGGACCGGCGCGAGGAGAACACCGGCGGCGAGGAACTCGCGGCGTACAACGCGATGCTGAAGAACCTCGCCGACGGCAAGCGAGTCGAGTGA
- a CDS encoding MFS transporter → MRDRTAVFAVFALNGAALGSWAPRTPAIAAHVHAEPGVFGLALLGASVGMLCGAPISGRLTERYGARAAVAGSTLVAAAALALVGFAPSVVLLAGALFVLGAGVGALDVAMNIAGVAVERRTGKAVMPTLHAGFSFGALAGSLLAGLAAGHDWSPARHLSVAAAGAVVVLAVVLKAVPGDRPPRETKATAPAKAAIRRPALWLLASIALCSAIAEGASSDWSALLMVTAHGVGQGAAALAYSGFSLAMALARLGGAWSQERFGATRSLAAGAGVAALGLVCAAVFTPAAFAYVGFALAGAGLAAAFPLALSLAGSAGKRADGGGGERELAFVSTVAYSGFLAGPPLIGGIAQATSFSVSFLVVALIAALIVPAALAAVRARRHEEVTASA, encoded by the coding sequence ATGCGCGACCGGACGGCGGTGTTCGCGGTGTTCGCGCTCAACGGCGCCGCACTCGGTTCGTGGGCGCCGCGCACCCCCGCCATCGCCGCGCACGTGCACGCGGAGCCCGGCGTCTTCGGGCTCGCGCTGCTCGGCGCCAGCGTCGGAATGCTTTGCGGCGCACCGATTTCCGGCCGGCTGACCGAACGCTACGGCGCCCGCGCGGCCGTCGCGGGCAGCACGCTGGTCGCCGCCGCGGCCCTCGCACTGGTCGGCTTCGCCCCGTCGGTCGTGCTGCTCGCCGGCGCGCTCTTCGTGCTGGGCGCCGGAGTCGGCGCGCTGGACGTCGCCATGAACATCGCCGGCGTGGCCGTGGAACGCCGCACCGGCAAGGCGGTGATGCCGACGCTGCACGCCGGGTTCAGCTTCGGCGCGCTCGCCGGCTCGCTGCTGGCCGGGCTGGCCGCCGGGCACGACTGGTCGCCCGCGCGGCACCTGAGCGTGGCCGCGGCCGGGGCGGTTGTCGTGCTCGCGGTGGTGCTCAAGGCCGTGCCGGGGGACCGGCCGCCGCGCGAGACCAAGGCGACGGCACCGGCGAAGGCCGCGATCCGCCGTCCCGCGCTGTGGCTGCTCGCCTCCATCGCGCTGTGCTCGGCGATCGCGGAAGGCGCCAGCTCCGACTGGTCCGCCCTGCTGATGGTCACCGCCCACGGGGTCGGCCAGGGTGCCGCCGCGCTGGCCTATTCGGGCTTCTCGCTGGCGATGGCACTGGCCCGGCTCGGCGGCGCGTGGAGCCAGGAGCGCTTCGGCGCCACGCGCTCCCTCGCGGCCGGGGCCGGCGTCGCCGCACTCGGCCTGGTCTGCGCCGCGGTCTTCACGCCCGCCGCGTTCGCGTACGTCGGCTTCGCGCTCGCCGGGGCCGGGCTCGCCGCGGCCTTCCCGCTGGCGCTCAGCTTGGCCGGCAGCGCGGGGAAACGGGCCGACGGCGGCGGGGGCGAGCGTGAGCTGGCCTTCGTCTCCACGGTGGCCTACTCCGGCTTCCTCGCCGGTCCGCCGCTGATCGGCGGGATCGCGCAGGCGACGTCGTTCAGCGTCTCGTTCCTGGTGGTCGCCCTGATCGCCGCGCTGATCGTCCCGGCCGCGCTGGCCGCCGTGCGCGCCCGGCGTCACGAAGAGGTCACAGCCTCCGCCTGA
- a CDS encoding sensor histidine kinase: MTVAIAAAAVLVLLGGAAWFALGVGERRGRAAERERHRRAVHDTVLQVMESLALPAPADVVDPVGSLDRVRRTAREHALRLRLSLDSLDDTSPAGLVQRLRALTAELAADGLAAEVVELSALGDLPEATVDTLHGAAREALRNTLKHSGTRRAVVSVEARRDGVSVTIRDHGTGFRPDSRRHGFGIEHSIVGRLTEIGGDATIDSAPGEGTRVRLRAPLALRLPVG, translated from the coding sequence GTGACGGTGGCCATCGCGGCAGCGGCTGTGCTCGTCCTGCTCGGCGGGGCGGCCTGGTTCGCACTCGGCGTCGGGGAGCGCCGCGGCCGGGCGGCGGAGCGCGAACGGCACCGGCGCGCCGTCCACGACACCGTGCTGCAGGTGATGGAGTCGCTCGCGCTGCCCGCGCCCGCGGACGTCGTCGACCCCGTCGGCAGCCTCGACCGGGTGCGCCGGACCGCGCGTGAGCACGCGCTGCGCCTGCGCCTCAGCCTCGACAGCCTCGACGACACCTCACCCGCGGGCCTCGTACAACGGCTGCGCGCGCTGACCGCGGAACTCGCGGCGGACGGCCTGGCCGCGGAAGTCGTTGAACTCTCGGCGCTCGGCGACCTGCCCGAAGCCACCGTGGACACGTTGCACGGCGCCGCGCGCGAAGCCCTGCGAAACACGCTCAAGCACTCGGGCACGCGCCGCGCGGTCGTCTCCGTCGAGGCGAGACGCGACGGCGTGAGCGTCACGATTCGCGACCACGGCACGGGTTTCCGCCCGGACAGCCGCCGGCACGGGTTCGGCATCGAGCATTCGATCGTCGGTCGGCTCACCGAAATCGGCGGCGACGCGACAATCGACTCGGCGCCTGGCGAGGGCACCCGCGTCCGGCTGCGTGCACCTCTAGCCTTGCGTCTCCCCGTCGGGTGA
- a CDS encoding alpha-L-fucosidase, translating to MTNYPRRQALGLAFGGAVALGVAGAAPAFGAAGTGAAGALDAPDTPIVPAPAPVPVPLDQWFSNDGIDSAAVHDGNFDGSGYAFPAEHLPVGQTVTAGGVPYRLGSAAAGAKNNVVALGQRVDLPKGRYFAAYFLVAASYGTTGGTATVHYADGSTSDGTLSGPDWYSGSGALVTPFRYGPGGTVDENPVSIGTGQVWADPLRDAVAITLPVTAEPAANVPSLHVFALTLQPVAEGRAALVLDGRSTTSLLTDGGPQAVEATVVNAGTVWLGARDRITVTVDVPGGRTSVPATIRSLAPGEQSVVRLGLAPDAAVPPGTTTNGQVKVTAGRGTLATQQVPITLGVPDFRPTDASLSTHRAPYWFSDAKFGIFIHWGVYAVPAWAPVGQQYAEWYWQNLQDPNGATYAYHAKTYGEDFAYDDFIPMFTAKKFDPRSWVRLIEDAGAEYYVLTSKHHDGFALWDTKLSDRNSMKLGPKRNVVAELFAASRKYTPKLRNGLYFSLPEWFNPDNPWMGHAPRNPYTGASLPYTGYRAGRDFVKDYQAPQVLELISGYDPDVLWFDIGGVNDSRVVLTEYFNQAKNRRHAKDVTVNDRGGIPDHDFTTPEYTTYPNTVVAKWESSRGLDPFSYGYNRATPDDKYMTAEEVVRTLVDIVSKNGNFLLDIGPDFDGTIPAVMQNHLRDAGAWLKVNGESIYGTTYWSRMAQLGDLRFTVKQNSSFYISSLVAPGSRLVVDAPVPIKPGDRVTMLGHRGRLSWHQTDGSLVIDVPPAAREAGRYVWVFKVDWS from the coding sequence ATGACGAACTACCCCCGCCGTCAAGCTCTCGGCCTGGCCTTCGGCGGCGCTGTCGCACTGGGCGTCGCCGGGGCGGCTCCGGCATTCGGCGCAGCCGGCACTGGCGCGGCCGGCGCACTCGACGCCCCCGACACGCCCATCGTGCCCGCGCCGGCCCCGGTGCCCGTCCCGCTCGATCAGTGGTTCTCCAACGACGGCATCGACAGCGCGGCCGTCCACGACGGGAACTTCGACGGCTCCGGATACGCCTTCCCGGCCGAGCACCTGCCGGTCGGGCAGACGGTGACCGCCGGCGGTGTGCCGTACCGGCTGGGATCCGCCGCCGCGGGCGCGAAGAACAACGTCGTGGCGCTGGGCCAGCGCGTCGACCTGCCGAAGGGCCGGTACTTCGCCGCGTACTTCCTGGTCGCCGCCAGCTACGGCACCACCGGCGGCACGGCCACCGTCCACTACGCGGACGGCAGCACCAGCGACGGCACCCTTTCGGGCCCGGACTGGTACTCCGGCAGCGGCGCGCTGGTGACGCCGTTCCGGTACGGGCCGGGCGGCACCGTCGACGAGAACCCGGTGTCGATCGGCACCGGGCAGGTGTGGGCCGACCCGCTGCGGGACGCGGTCGCGATCACCCTGCCCGTCACGGCGGAGCCCGCGGCGAACGTGCCGAGCCTGCACGTGTTCGCCCTGACGCTGCAGCCGGTCGCCGAAGGCCGCGCCGCGCTGGTCCTCGACGGCCGTTCGACCACGAGCCTGCTCACCGACGGCGGCCCGCAGGCCGTCGAGGCGACCGTGGTCAACGCGGGCACGGTGTGGCTGGGCGCGCGGGACCGGATCACCGTGACCGTCGACGTCCCCGGCGGCCGCACGTCGGTGCCCGCGACGATCCGGTCGCTCGCGCCGGGGGAGCAGTCAGTGGTGCGCCTCGGCCTCGCGCCGGACGCCGCCGTCCCGCCCGGCACGACCACGAACGGGCAAGTGAAGGTGACGGCCGGGCGCGGCACGCTGGCCACGCAGCAGGTCCCGATCACGCTCGGCGTGCCGGATTTCCGGCCGACGGACGCGTCGCTGTCCACGCACCGCGCGCCGTACTGGTTCTCGGACGCGAAGTTCGGGATCTTCATCCACTGGGGCGTGTACGCGGTGCCGGCGTGGGCTCCGGTCGGGCAGCAGTACGCGGAGTGGTACTGGCAGAACCTGCAGGACCCGAACGGCGCGACCTACGCGTACCACGCCAAGACCTACGGCGAGGACTTCGCCTACGACGACTTCATCCCGATGTTCACTGCGAAGAAGTTCGACCCGCGCAGCTGGGTGCGGCTGATCGAGGACGCGGGCGCCGAGTACTACGTGCTGACCTCGAAGCACCACGACGGATTCGCGTTGTGGGACACCAAACTCAGCGATCGAAACTCGATGAAGCTGGGCCCGAAGCGGAACGTCGTCGCGGAGCTTTTCGCCGCGTCGCGCAAATACACGCCGAAGCTGCGTAACGGGCTGTACTTCTCGCTGCCGGAGTGGTTCAACCCGGACAACCCGTGGATGGGGCACGCGCCGCGCAACCCGTACACGGGCGCGAGCCTGCCGTACACGGGCTATCGGGCCGGGCGGGATTTCGTGAAGGACTACCAGGCGCCGCAAGTGCTGGAGCTGATCTCGGGGTACGACCCGGACGTGCTGTGGTTCGACATCGGCGGCGTGAACGACAGCCGCGTGGTGCTCACCGAGTACTTCAACCAGGCCAAGAACCGCAGGCACGCCAAGGATGTCACGGTCAACGACCGCGGCGGCATCCCCGATCACGACTTCACGACGCCGGAGTACACGACGTACCCGAACACCGTCGTCGCGAAGTGGGAGTCGAGCCGCGGCCTGGACCCGTTCTCGTACGGCTACAACCGCGCCACGCCGGACGACAAGTACATGACGGCGGAGGAAGTCGTCCGCACACTGGTCGACATCGTCTCGAAGAACGGCAACTTCCTCCTCGACATCGGCCCAGACTTCGACGGCACCATCCCGGCGGTGATGCAGAACCACCTCCGCGACGCGGGCGCCTGGCTGAAGGTCAACGGCGAGTCGATCTACGGCACCACGTACTGGTCCCGCATGGCCCAGCTGGGCGATTTGCGTTTCACCGTCAAGCAGAACTCGTCGTTCTACATCAGCTCGCTCGTCGCGCCGGGCAGCCGCTTGGTCGTCGACGCCCCGGTCCCGATCAAACCGGGCGACCGCGTAACCATGCTGGGCCACCGCGGCCGCCTCTCGTGGCACCAGACGGACGGCTCGCTGGTGATCGACGTCCCACCCGCCGCCCGCGAGGCGGGGCGTTATGTGTGGGTGTTCAAAGTGGACTGGAGCTGA
- a CDS encoding peptidase inhibitor family I36 protein yields the protein MPSRRPHLPARLPRVLLLATAGLLAGSGIAQAAPSPVTASAPAQNSSTATLSVGDPACTAGEFCLWSEESYAGDTRHFDLRTSNPSDCIPLPEGFESHSFVNHMTRDVTIYQGEDCTTEGDFHTYPGGGTYVPQSPFVVRAIKIWE from the coding sequence CTGCCGTCCCGCCGCCCGCACCTGCCGGCCCGGTTGCCGCGCGTCCTCCTTCTGGCCACAGCAGGCCTTCTGGCCGGTTCGGGCATCGCCCAGGCCGCACCATCCCCGGTTACGGCATCCGCTCCCGCGCAAAACAGCTCTACCGCCACTCTGTCCGTCGGCGACCCAGCCTGCACAGCCGGTGAATTCTGTCTCTGGTCCGAGGAGTCCTACGCGGGCGACACCCGGCATTTCGACCTCCGCACCAGCAACCCGAGTGACTGCATTCCCTTGCCCGAGGGATTCGAATCCCATTCCTTCGTGAACCACATGACACGCGACGTCACCATCTACCAAGGCGAAGACTGCACGACCGAGGGAGATTTCCACACCTATCCGGGTGGCGGCACTTACGTTCCGCAGTCCCCGTTCGTGGTCCGCGCCATCAAGATCTGGGAATGA
- a CDS encoding LacI family DNA-binding transcriptional regulator has translation MTSTRRRRPTLDDVAEAVGVSRATVSNAYNRPDQLSAQLRQQVLRAAKELGYPGPNPTARSLATSRTGAIAFLLDSSLSAAFSDPALSVTLDALAKAVDPTGHALLLLPGAEAQSGPPAERVLAAQADIAVAYSLADGTPALDAVHDRVLPLVVIDQPLLPETARVGCDDRGGAALAARHLLELGHRRFAVLSAPRLSSDGPSGLESARASSFHGTRERLAGYLETLAEAGVTDVAVSEAPWLSADNAAASAASLLRGSPRPTALLCMSDQLALAAVAAARQLGLRVPEDVSVVGFDDIPQAAWADPPLTTVRQDLAGKGRIAGELVLHLLDDGAPPPPVQLPVSLIRRDSTAPV, from the coding sequence ATGACGAGCACCCGGCGACGGCGACCGACGCTGGACGACGTCGCGGAGGCGGTCGGGGTGTCGCGCGCGACCGTTTCCAACGCCTACAACCGGCCCGACCAGCTCTCCGCGCAACTGCGCCAGCAAGTGCTGCGCGCGGCCAAGGAACTGGGCTACCCGGGGCCGAACCCGACGGCGCGCAGCCTCGCCACGAGCCGGACCGGCGCGATCGCGTTCCTGCTGGACTCGTCGCTGTCGGCGGCGTTCTCGGACCCGGCGCTGTCGGTGACCCTGGACGCGCTGGCGAAGGCCGTCGACCCGACCGGGCACGCCCTGCTGCTCCTGCCCGGCGCCGAGGCGCAGAGCGGGCCGCCCGCCGAGCGGGTGCTGGCGGCGCAGGCGGACATCGCCGTGGCGTATTCGCTGGCCGACGGGACGCCCGCGCTGGACGCCGTGCACGACCGCGTCCTGCCGCTCGTGGTGATCGACCAGCCGCTGCTGCCGGAGACGGCCCGGGTGGGCTGCGACGACCGGGGCGGTGCCGCGCTGGCCGCCCGGCACCTGCTGGAGCTGGGGCACCGCCGGTTCGCGGTCCTGTCGGCGCCGCGGCTGTCGTCCGACGGGCCGTCGGGCCTGGAGTCCGCGCGGGCCAGCTCGTTCCACGGCACGCGCGAACGTCTGGCGGGCTACCTGGAGACGCTGGCCGAGGCCGGGGTGACGGACGTCGCCGTGTCGGAGGCGCCGTGGCTGTCGGCGGACAACGCGGCGGCCAGCGCCGCTTCACTGCTACGCGGCTCTCCCCGGCCGACCGCGCTGCTGTGCATGTCGGACCAGTTGGCGCTGGCGGCCGTCGCCGCGGCCCGGCAGCTGGGGCTGCGCGTGCCGGAGGACGTCTCCGTGGTGGGCTTCGACGACATCCCGCAGGCGGCCTGGGCGGACCCGCCGCTCACCACCGTCCGCCAGGACCTGGCCGGCAAGGGCCGGATCGCGGGCGAGCTGGTCCTGCACCTGCTCGACGACGGCGCCCCGCCCCCACCCGTCCAGCTGCCCGTCTCGCTGATCCGGCGTGACAGCACCGCGCCCGTTTAG
- a CDS encoding histidine phosphatase family protein yields MRIILLRHAESLGNVDELAYTRIPDHAIPLTEAGREQAHEAGPAIRQLLRGERPAVYLSPYLRTRETFALLDIEGACERVTQEPRLREQDWGNLQDPDEQEVQRQRRDEFGHFFYRLPYGESGADVDDRVAGFLADLSRSGEDHPGTVLIVSHGLTLRLLCRRLFGWSVELFESLSNPHTCEYRVLESDGRKWRLDRPFAQWRESPDGETQG; encoded by the coding sequence GTGCGGATCATCCTGCTACGTCACGCCGAGTCGCTCGGGAACGTGGACGAACTGGCCTATACCCGGATTCCCGACCACGCCATCCCGCTCACCGAAGCCGGTCGAGAGCAGGCCCATGAGGCCGGCCCGGCGATCCGGCAACTGCTGCGCGGCGAGCGCCCGGCCGTCTATCTGAGCCCGTACCTGCGCACCCGCGAAACGTTCGCGCTGCTGGACATCGAGGGCGCGTGCGAGCGCGTGACCCAGGAGCCGCGGCTGCGTGAGCAGGACTGGGGCAACCTGCAGGACCCGGACGAGCAGGAGGTCCAGCGGCAGCGGCGGGACGAGTTCGGGCACTTCTTCTACCGCCTGCCCTACGGCGAGTCGGGCGCGGACGTCGACGACCGCGTCGCCGGATTCCTCGCGGACCTGTCCAGGAGCGGCGAAGATCACCCCGGGACTGTGCTGATCGTCTCCCACGGGCTCACGCTGAGGCTGTTGTGCCGGCGGCTGTTCGGCTGGAGCGTCGAGCTGTTCGAGTCGCTGTCCAATCCGCACACGTGCGAGTACCGCGTGCTGGAGTCGGACGGCCGCAAGTGGCGGCTGGACCGGCCGTTCGCGCAGTGGCGCGAATCACCCGACGGGGAGACGCAAGGCTAG